TTACATATAAATCAATACTTTTAACATAAATCAATATTTTTAACAAATATACATGAATTGAACAACAAAATGACAAAAAAGAAATCAGAAAAAAAGAATCAGAAAAAACCTTCAGTAGAAAAAAAAGATATTGAAGCCACTACTAAAGTTGACTTGCAACCACCTCAAGATAATGATTTACAAGAACAACTAGCCCAAGCTCAGCAATCTGCTAAGGATAATTGGGATCAACTTTTAAGGTCTCGAGCAGAAATGGAAAACCTTAAACGCCGGAATACTAAAGATATCGAAAATGCACACAAATTTGCATTAGATAGTTTCGTCAGAGCATTACTTGAAGTAAAAGACTCACTAAGCATGAGTATTAAAACTGCACAAGAAGAAAAAGCAACTGTTAACCATATTGTGGAAGGATTAGAAATGACTGATAAAGTTTTTTTATCAACTCTAAAAAAATTTGGTGTAGAAATGATTAATCCTGAAGGCGAAACCTTTAATCCACAATTGCACGAAGCTGTTACCATGATACCCATGACAGACAAAGACCCTAATTCTGTTTTAGAAGTCGTACAATTTGGATTTACTTTAAATGAACGCTTAGTTCGCCCAGCAATGGTAGTTGTTGTTCAATAAACAATAACCTCCTAACTTTACAAAAATTAGGAGGTACTTAAATGGATACTAACTATTCAAAAAATTTATAGCATATATGTATGATCATTTATTTTTAATAATGATTGAAACAAAAAGACAGAACAATAAACATATCTTGTTATTTTTATTATGAGTCAAATGGTAAAAATCTTATTCAATAAAATTTCAACGTAATTTCTATTAAATTGGAAGTAATAAAAAGTTATAATTAACAAAAACTAGTCTTTTAAGTTAAAAGTGAATAATAACATAAATCAAAATACAACATAAACTAACACTGGTTTCTTTAAATCAACAAAAAATAGTAGAATAGATAAAAGACTATTAAAAATCTGAAAAAAAATTACTATTTCTATATTTTTATAACTTGATTAACCATAACTATAGAAATAAAAGTTACAATTTTATACTTATTTTTTAACACCAAATCCAAAAAACAAGTCTATCGTCAATTAATTTAACGCTTTCTAGTATGGTACCTTATGATACCTATCTATAAATAATCTATTATTAAAAATAACCAAATCACATCTGAAAATGGAGTAAAAAACTCAAACTTAACTATCGACCTGGAATTGTTTTATTTAAAAAAGATTATAAAACTTCCATTTTCAATAAATATTGATATTCGTAAATAATATTTACTTGTTATAATTAAGCGTTAATAATTAATAATTATAATAGATTTTTTATAAAAGAAACATGAAACGTTTACTACTATCCTTAATTTTAATATTATCCACATTTTTATTAGCACAAGTAGAAAATGATTTATTGCCAGTAAACAAAGCATTCATCTTTAAAGCTGAAGTAGTTAATAACAAAATATTACTTAATTGGAAAATTAAGAAAAATTATTTTCTTTATAAAGAAAAAATTAAGATTTCTGCTAATTTTTCAGCACAACTAGGCAAAGCTAAGTTTCCAAAAACAAAGATTAGAAATGATGAATTTTTTGGAAAAATTGGGATTTATCGTGATAATACCATAGTGGTTGTGCCTATCCTTAAAGGTAGGGCTAAATCTATTTTATTAACCGTTAACTATCAAGGTTGTTCTGATTTGGGTGTGTGTTACCCTCCTATTACTAAATCAGTTGTACTTGACATTAGTTCAATACATTCGACTTCCTTAGATAATAATTCATTTAATCTCTTATCACAAGTAACTAACAAAATACAATCACTTGTTAAAAGCAGCATACCAACTTCTGATAAGCCTTTGTCTGTAAATAATGCATTTAAGTTTTCAGTGATAGCAATTAATGACAATACACTACTAGCTAAATGGGATATTCATCAAGAATATTATTTATATCATAATAAATTTTTATTTGACATTAAAGGAGCAAAATTTGGCAATATTGTAATCTCAAAAGGTAAAATTAAAAACGACAAGTTTCTTGGTAAAACTGAGGTCCACAAAGATGTATTAGAAATTGAAATTCCACTCACTGATATTAATACTAAATTAATTACTCTTATCATTAAATATCAAGGATGCTGGGAAGGTGGTGTTTGTTTTTCTCCACAAGAAAAAACCGTCAATATTATGTTGCCTTCTCAAACAAACAATCCTAAAATTAATTCTTTATCTGAAAAAAAATCAATATACACACCTAATATTATTCAGATTGAATTGAACAAAACTGATCAAATTACTGCATTATTTCAACAAGAAAACATATTGTTAATATTAACAAGTTTCTTTAGTTTTGGCTTATTGTTATCATTAACTCCTTGCGTATTTCCAATGATTCCAATCCTATCAGGCATTATTGTTGGTCAAAAAGAAAAAGTCAGTACTAAAAAAGCGTTAATTATGTCCATTGTATTTGTATTATCCATGAGCATCGCCTACTCAATCGTGGGTGTATTTGCAGGTTATTTTGGTGAAAATTTACAAGTATTATTCCAAGCTCCTTGGGTTCTGTCTATTTTTAGTGTGATCTTTGTTACTTTAGCATTTTCTATGTTCGGCTATTATGAAATTCAATTACCTACCAGTTTACAAGAAAAAATTACAAAAATTAATAATAACCAAGAAGGAGGGCATCTAATTAGTGTAGCTATTATGGGTTTTTTATCAGCACTTATTATTGGGCCTTGTGTTACACCACCGCTAGCAGGTGCATTAATTTATATTGGACAAACTGGTGATGCATTATTAGGTGGGATATCACTGTTTATAATGAGTTTAGGCATGGGTTCACTACTCATTGTAGTTGGTACAGGCGTAAGCAAGTTACCTAAAGCAGATGGTTGGATGGAAAATGTTAAGTACGTCTTTGGTATTTTAATGTTAGCTGCAGCAATTTATCTACTCGATAGAATTATCTCACCCCTTACTTCACTTATCTTATGGGCAATGCTTATTACAATATCACCAATTGCAATGGGTACATTAAACACACAAACAAATACCTCAAAACCTTGGCAACGTATTTTTAAAGCTTTAGGATTAATTATACTAGGCTATGGTATTTTACTTTGGATATTAGTAGCACGTGGAGGTGGTGATATGTTACAACCACTATCTAGCTGGGGAGCATCAAATGTAGGAGCTGAATCAGACCATTTAAAATTTAAGCAAATTAAATCTATAAGCGACTTAGAACAAGTTTTAGCACAAGCTAAAAACAATAACCAAATTGTTATGTTAGATTTTTATGCTAATTGGTGTATCTCTTGTAAAGAACTTGAACTCTTTATATTTTCCAATGCCAATATAGTCAATAAGATGTCTAACGTTATTGCACTCCAAGCTGATGTGACTGAAAATAATATCAATGATAAAGCCTTAATGAAACGATTCAACATTGTTGGACCCCCTGCTATTTTATTTTTCAAAAATGGTATTGAAAATCGTTCACAAAGAATTATTGGAGAAATCAACGCACAAAACTTTCTTAGTCATCTTAAAAAAATTAAATAAAACAAGCGAAAACGCTGTCAGAACTTACAATATTACATAATATTGATGGTAAAATTATCTTTATTTTTATCTTGCTTATCTGAATAAATGGATGTTCTTTTATTAAACGGACCTAACCTTAATCTGCTTGGCTCTCGTGAACCTGACTATTACGGCACACAAACATTGGATGACATTACCAGTAATCTTACAAAAATAGCAAATAATGTTGGTCTCACATTTGAACACCATCAAAATAATTCAGAAGCAAGGCTGATTAAATATATTCACAATGCTGCCGATAACGGAGTTCAATATATAATTATCAATCCTGCAGCTTTTACACACACATCAATTGCTTTACGTGATGCTATACTTGCTGTAGGTATTGAATTTAGTGAAGTTCACTTATCTAATATATATAAGCGTGAAAATTTTCGCAAACAATCTTATTTTTCAGATATCGCACAAGGAATTATTTCAGGCTTTGGCCCAAAAGGCTATGAATTCGCACTACAAGCTGCAATTCAACATATTCAACAATTAGAGAGGTTGTAAATGGACATTCGTAAAGTAAAAAAATTAATGGAATTACTAGAACAATCTAGCATGAGTGAAATTGAAATTGTTGAGGGCGAAGAATCTCTGCGTATCTCACGCTATAGAAATTCTACAATAGCACCTCCAGTAGCAATTACAACTCCAGTAGTTACTCCAATAGAAACTACTGGAGTAACTCCGTCTGAAAATAATATATCCACAACAATAGATGGCCATCCAATTACCTCACCTATGGTTGGTACTTTCTATAGCGCAGCATCACCTAATTCTGATGCTTTTGTTAAAATTGGTCAACATGTCAACCAAGGTGATACAATCTGTATTGTTGAAGCAATGAAAATTATGAACCAAATCGAAGCAGATCAATCTGGAACAGTAACTGAAATATTATGCACAGATGGTGATGCAGTTGAATTCAGTCAAACACTAGTAATCATTCAATGACATCAATGAACAAAATTAATAAGGTTCTAATCGCTAATCGGGGTGAAATTGCGCTTAGAATTTTAAGAACTTGTAAAGAGCTAGGCATTAAGACTGTCGCTGTTTATTCAACAGCAGATAAAGATCTTAAGCATGTTCGCTTATCTGACGAGGCTGTATGTATTGGTCCGCATCCATCAAAAGACAGCTATTTAAACATCCCAGCACTGATTGCTGCAGCAGAAGTTACTCATGCTGATGCAATTCATCCTGGTTATGGCTTCTTATCTGAAAACGCAGATTTTGCACAACGTGTTGAAGAAAGTGGGTTTATTTTTATCGGACCGCGTGCTGATAATATCCGCACAATGGGCGATAAAGTTGCTGCCATTAATGCCATGCAAAGATCTGGAATGCCTTGTATTCCTGGATCAAATGGAAGTTTGACTGAAGACGACACTCAAAACACCAAACTTGCACGTGATATTGGCTTTCCAATTATAATCAAAGCCTCTAACGGAGGCGGAGGACGTGGTATGCGTGTGGTTGAAAAAGAAGCTGACCTAATTGAATCAATTGAAGTAACCAAAACAGAAGCGCTTAACTTTTTTGGCAACTGCAAAGTATACATAGAGAAATTTTTAACTAAACCTAGACATATTGAAATTCAAATATTAGCTGACGAATACGGTAACGCCATTCATTTAGGTGAACGTGACTGCTCAATGCAAAGACGCCACCAAAAAGTCGTAGAAGAAGCACCAGCACCTGACATCACACCAAGATTACGAGATAGAATTACTAGTGCTTGTACAGATGCTTGTAAAGCCATTAGTTATCGTGGTGCTGGTACATTTGAGTTTTTATTTGAAAATAATGAATTCTATTTTATTGAAATGAATACCCGAATCCAGGTAGAGCATCCTGTTACCGAAATGATTACTGGTATTGACATTGTGCGTGAACAAATACGCATTGCTGACGGGCAAATACTATCATTCAAACAAAATGAAGTGCACATTAAAGGTCATGCTATTGAATGTCGTATTAACGCCGAAGACCCTAATAATTTCATGCCCTCACCAGGAAAGATCACCCAATACCATATAGCTGGGGGATTGGGTGTACGTGTTGACTCTCATGTATATAACGGTTATGTTGTGCCTCCATATTACGACTCTATGATTGGTAAACTAATTACTTTTTCTGATACTAGACTAAGTGCTATTATTAAAATGCAAAATGCACTTGATGAAATGGTAATTGATGGTATTAAAACCAATATTGCCTTACAAAAAAGAATCATAAATGATAAAATCTTTCAAAAGGGTAGTATAAACATCCACTATCTTGAGAAAATGCTGGAAAATTCTTTAATATGATCAAAGTAGGCATTATTGGTTCTACTGGATACACAGGACTAGAGCTTATACGTCTTCTACACAACCACCCAAATGCAAAGATTATCGCACTATGTTCAAGAATAAATGCTAGTAAATCCGTTATTAAAGAATTTCCTAGTCTAATAAGCTACATTGATCTTGACTTTATCAATCCAAATGAAAAAAAATTATTTGAATGTGACATTATTTTCTTTGCCACCCCACATGGAGTAGCCATGAATAGCGTTAGTAAATTCTTAAACAAAGACATTAAAATAATTGACTTAGGTGCTGATTTTCGCATTAAAAATAGCACTGAATGGAGTAAATGGTATGGCATAACACATACACAAGATGATTTATTAAAAGATGCTGTTTATGGCTTACCTGAAGTTTATAACTCACAAATCAAAAACGCCACCTTAATTGCCAATCCTGGGTGCTATCCAACCGCAATTATTCTAGCGCTCAAGCCTTTGCTTGAAACAAATGTAATTGACACAAAAAGTATTATTGCTGATTGCAAATCAGGTGTTAGCGGCGCAGGAAGAAGTGCTAATATTTCCACACTTTTTTGCGAAATAAACGAATCTTTAAAACCTTATAATGTTAATCAACATCGTCATAAACCTGAAACGCAACAAGTGTTAACCGACATCGCTGGCAAAGAAGTAAATTTTTTCTTTACCCCACATTTAGTACCTATGACTAGAGGTATGCTTGCTAGCATTTACGTTGATTTAACAAAGGATGTCAACATACAAAAATTATTTGAAAAACACTACCAAAACAACAGATTTATTCATATATTACCAACTAATGTTTATCCACAAACAAAATCAGTTAAGGGTACAAATAATTGCCATATTGGTATTCAAAAATCGAATAATAAACTTATCATTATGTCAGTTATTGATAATATCATTAAGGGTGCCTCAGGACAAGCTATACAAAACATGAATCTTATGTTTGGACTTGATGAAGGATTAGGATTGGAACAGATTGGCTTACTACCATAAGGAAATAACATGGAAATAAAACAAGTTTTAGAAAAAGCAGATATCATTTTTAGTGATAATGCAGCTACAAAAGTATCAACACTAATTAAAGAAGAACAAAATAATAACCTGTATTTACGTGTTTACATCACAGGTGGAGGCTGTTCTGGATTTTCCTATGGTTTTACTTTTGATGAAAAACGTAAAGAAGGTGACTCAGGTGTTACAAATAATGGCGTGCAATTAGTGGTTGATCCTATGAGCTATCAATACTTAATTGGCGCAACTGTTGATTACTTGGAAGACTTACAAGGCGCACGTTTTATTATTCACAACCCAAATGCTAGAACTACTTGTGGTTGTGGCTCATCTTTCTCTGTATAAATTATGATTAAATATATCCCCGGCTTAGCAGGAGTTCCTGCAACAGAATCCTCCATCTCTTCCATTGATGGGAAAAATGGTATTTTAACTTATCGTGGCTACTCAATTGAGGATTTAGTCAAACACGCTTCTTTTGAAGAAGTTTCTATGCTACTCCGAGATGGAGAATTACCAGACAAAAACAGATTAGACAACTTTAAAGATGTTTTACATAAACGCTATGAAGTAAAACGTAATATCCACTCTATGATGTGGTCTTTACCATCCACTGGACATCCAATGAATGTTTTACAAACCGCCATTGCCGCTATGGCAACATTCTATCCTGATGCAGATGCACAAAATCCCGATTCTATTTGCACACAAAGTGCGCTAACTAAAATTATTTCTAACATGAGTACTCTGGTGGCAATGTGGACACGTATTAGTGCTGGTTATAATCCTATTCCACCTAGTAAAGGAATGTCATATGCAAAAAACTTTTTATATATGTCGTCTGGAGAAGAACCTGATAATAATATTGTTAAGCTTTTTGATGCTTGCTTAATTTTACATGCAGAACATACGATTAACGCCTCAACTTTTTCCGCCATGGTAACCGCCTCTACACTTGCCAATCCATTTGCCTCAATTTCAGCTGCAGTTGGAACTTTAGCAGGTTCTTTACATGGT
This sequence is a window from Candidatus Vesicomyosocius sp. SY067_SCS001. Protein-coding genes within it:
- the erpA gene encoding iron-sulfur cluster insertion protein ErpA — protein: MEIKQVLEKADIIFSDNAATKVSTLIKEEQNNNLYLRVYITGGGCSGFSYGFTFDEKRKEGDSGVTNNGVQLVVDPMSYQYLIGATVDYLEDLQGARFIIHNPNARTTCGCGSSFSV
- the dsbD gene encoding protein-disulfide reductase DsbD translates to MKRLLLSLILILSTFLLAQVENDLLPVNKAFIFKAEVVNNKILLNWKIKKNYFLYKEKIKISANFSAQLGKAKFPKTKIRNDEFFGKIGIYRDNTIVVVPILKGRAKSILLTVNYQGCSDLGVCYPPITKSVVLDISSIHSTSLDNNSFNLLSQVTNKIQSLVKSSIPTSDKPLSVNNAFKFSVIAINDNTLLAKWDIHQEYYLYHNKFLFDIKGAKFGNIVISKGKIKNDKFLGKTEVHKDVLEIEIPLTDINTKLITLIIKYQGCWEGGVCFSPQEKTVNIMLPSQTNNPKINSLSEKKSIYTPNIIQIELNKTDQITALFQQENILLILTSFFSFGLLLSLTPCVFPMIPILSGIIVGQKEKVSTKKALIMSIVFVLSMSIAYSIVGVFAGYFGENLQVLFQAPWVLSIFSVIFVTLAFSMFGYYEIQLPTSLQEKITKINNNQEGGHLISVAIMGFLSALIIGPCVTPPLAGALIYIGQTGDALLGGISLFIMSLGMGSLLIVVGTGVSKLPKADGWMENVKYVFGILMLAAAIYLLDRIISPLTSLILWAMLITISPIAMGTLNTQTNTSKPWQRIFKALGLIILGYGILLWILVARGGGDMLQPLSSWGASNVGAESDHLKFKQIKSISDLEQVLAQAKNNNQIVMLDFYANWCISCKELELFIFSNANIVNKMSNVIALQADVTENNINDKALMKRFNIVGPPAILFFKNGIENRSQRIIGEINAQNFLSHLKKIK
- the grpE gene encoding nucleotide exchange factor GrpE; the protein is MTKKKSEKKNQKKPSVEKKDIEATTKVDLQPPQDNDLQEQLAQAQQSAKDNWDQLLRSRAEMENLKRRNTKDIENAHKFALDSFVRALLEVKDSLSMSIKTAQEEKATVNHIVEGLEMTDKVFLSTLKKFGVEMINPEGETFNPQLHEAVTMIPMTDKDPNSVLEVVQFGFTLNERLVRPAMVVVVQ
- the aroQ gene encoding type II 3-dehydroquinate dehydratase, with amino-acid sequence MDVLLLNGPNLNLLGSREPDYYGTQTLDDITSNLTKIANNVGLTFEHHQNNSEARLIKYIHNAADNGVQYIIINPAAFTHTSIALRDAILAVGIEFSEVHLSNIYKRENFRKQSYFSDIAQGIISGFGPKGYEFALQAAIQHIQQLERL
- a CDS encoding citrate synthase, with the protein product MIKYIPGLAGVPATESSISSIDGKNGILTYRGYSIEDLVKHASFEEVSMLLRDGELPDKNRLDNFKDVLHKRYEVKRNIHSMMWSLPSTGHPMNVLQTAIAAMATFYPDADAQNPDSICTQSALTKIISNMSTLVAMWTRISAGYNPIPPSKGMSYAKNFLYMSSGEEPDNNIVKLFDACLILHAEHTINASTFSAMVTASTLANPFASISAAVGTLAGSLHGGANEDVLKMLDEIGDAKNARIYIENRLKNKQIIWGMGHREYSVKDPRANILQNMIESYIKKSNMHFSKRFETALEVEIVCEELLSNKGIYPNVDFYSGIVYAEIFKIPQTHFTPIFAMARSSGWTAHWHEQVRHNRIFRPTQIYTGADFRNYPKK
- the accC gene encoding acetyl-CoA carboxylase biotin carboxylase subunit produces the protein MNKINKVLIANRGEIALRILRTCKELGIKTVAVYSTADKDLKHVRLSDEAVCIGPHPSKDSYLNIPALIAAAEVTHADAIHPGYGFLSENADFAQRVEESGFIFIGPRADNIRTMGDKVAAINAMQRSGMPCIPGSNGSLTEDDTQNTKLARDIGFPIIIKASNGGGGRGMRVVEKEADLIESIEVTKTEALNFFGNCKVYIEKFLTKPRHIEIQILADEYGNAIHLGERDCSMQRRHQKVVEEAPAPDITPRLRDRITSACTDACKAISYRGAGTFEFLFENNEFYFIEMNTRIQVEHPVTEMITGIDIVREQIRIADGQILSFKQNEVHIKGHAIECRINAEDPNNFMPSPGKITQYHIAGGLGVRVDSHVYNGYVVPPYYDSMIGKLITFSDTRLSAIIKMQNALDEMVIDGIKTNIALQKRIINDKIFQKGSINIHYLEKMLENSLI
- the accB gene encoding acetyl-CoA carboxylase biotin carboxyl carrier protein, which produces MDIRKVKKLMELLEQSSMSEIEIVEGEESLRISRYRNSTIAPPVAITTPVVTPIETTGVTPSENNISTTIDGHPITSPMVGTFYSAASPNSDAFVKIGQHVNQGDTICIVEAMKIMNQIEADQSGTVTEILCTDGDAVEFSQTLVIIQ
- the argC gene encoding N-acetyl-gamma-glutamyl-phosphate reductase, which codes for MIKVGIIGSTGYTGLELIRLLHNHPNAKIIALCSRINASKSVIKEFPSLISYIDLDFINPNEKKLFECDIIFFATPHGVAMNSVSKFLNKDIKIIDLGADFRIKNSTEWSKWYGITHTQDDLLKDAVYGLPEVYNSQIKNATLIANPGCYPTAIILALKPLLETNVIDTKSIIADCKSGVSGAGRSANISTLFCEINESLKPYNVNQHRHKPETQQVLTDIAGKEVNFFFTPHLVPMTRGMLASIYVDLTKDVNIQKLFEKHYQNNRFIHILPTNVYPQTKSVKGTNNCHIGIQKSNNKLIIMSVIDNIIKGASGQAIQNMNLMFGLDEGLGLEQIGLLP